In Shinella sp. XGS7, a single genomic region encodes these proteins:
- a CDS encoding diguanylate cyclase domain-containing protein, producing MHIAGYRLHELIYANGATVVARASSPEGRTVVLKYLDGEQPSAAVVARWRHEHAVLQRLDSPWVIRALDLLESERRPVLVLEDFSACSLAQLIERQSLNLEERLTLAVQLCQAVSAVHQQGLIHGDIAPKNVLVDLAGLRLKLCDFALAVPLNPLGASQQLEPGEALRGTLDYVSPEQTGRTGLELDHRSDFYSLGVSLYELLGGRKPFHFEDPIALLHAQLALNPAPLHERDPELPPALSALVHKLLAKHPDDRYQSSYGLLQDLNHCLTQWRQQRRIEPFELALADIPERLCIAQKLYGREAASRQLGQAFERARQGRPELLLVGGYSGVGKTALVGELQRPVASERGYFLRGKCDQYSRNAPYAALGQALRQLLQQLAAEGRERRQHWRTLLLQGLGDNAAVVGALLPDLALLTGPLPAPASLPPADTEQRLHIAFTQFLHALARPAHPLALFLDDLQWVDVPSLRLLRQLLEGSAEDAAACSLLIVGAYRDNEVDEAHPLRQLMQALARAEPSPLHTLKLEALDAASVGQLVADTLHCRPEAAAELSELCMEKTRGNPFFLGQFLRSLHAHGDLHYGRRQGAWRWDLAQIRQREMTDNVVTLMLQRLRELPADTQALLAQAALLGERVDLRELMALSGQDAARSAEQLRPALQAGLLLPLGEDYKFEHSPELLESARYRFLHDRVQQAAHDLTPAAELPALLLRCGRRLLAACGEAELEQRLFVILDCLNQAVHLIDEETERAQLLALNLRAGLRAKAASAHDAAVALLRQAMALRAPGSWQTEPAQTLVLYQALAEAEYLAGHFEAAERLYPEALAACPDLAGRLALQLVQVDQYHIQGRFTDAYAVIQDALAQLDRPFPDDAGAMALFPAEYAATEALLAERGLDAVLHAPDMASPLHRLEMQLCNAMAYASYQCARLGAYVLNASRMLQTTLRHGQNDYSCIAHAAYMSASAAMGKPYPQCHALGRLAMRLAEQRDNAHVRLSIYQYFSAFYQHWCDPLSETLAKLDRGVEMGQSGLNPLDAGYCALLGQVNRLALGHELADLQTRCEHSLKFLLKTRQGATEAMLRHGVLQPLRALRGQTLSPLSLDSEDCLSSELFHRPDAPPSIPLALYSVAQLRHAYLMGDAASWRLALPRLPVVAACLPDSPSVVEGSFYAALGWLREGFAEDASQALVQAQGLLDRFETWAEGCTANFAHKRDLIAAELARARGEERSAMSLYVRAIESAEVAGFTTAAGLANEAYGRFWMGLGQPQLASHFLREAHYHFQRWGALVKCRQLEDQWPQLPFGLGRGLARRGSASRSSGGSGSSGGSYRDPLESGFSIDLHALMKANQLLAQEIHLDTLLPQMLGVLLQHAGAERGAIVLEDEDALVVEAIGGLGEDGQLASQRLCMPLSELGDQGQALLPSALIDFVRLTRRTLVLNRPERDERFAHSVYLRQRAPRSVICLPVLSQGKLVALVYMEHQRLENAFTTRHLQSLELLSSQAAVSLVNARLYESLENKVALRTEELRQMSMRDGLTGVANRRAFDERLQLEWRRSQRQGSPLALLMMDIDFFKQFNDHYGHLEGDRCIKAVAECLQAVASRAGDLLARYGGEEFALLLPGTDLAAAQHLAQACLDAVEALGFAHAQSSVAPHVSLSLGLACQTADADARPEQLLAAADQALYRAKREGRRRWAGV from the coding sequence ATGCATATTGCCGGTTACCGTCTGCACGAGCTGATCTACGCCAACGGCGCCACCGTGGTGGCGCGCGCCAGCAGCCCCGAGGGCCGGACGGTGGTGCTCAAGTACCTGGATGGCGAGCAGCCCTCGGCGGCCGTGGTGGCGCGCTGGCGGCACGAGCATGCGGTGCTGCAGCGTCTGGACTCGCCCTGGGTGATCCGCGCGCTGGACCTGCTGGAGTCCGAGCGGCGCCCGGTGCTGGTGCTGGAGGACTTCTCGGCCTGCAGCCTGGCCCAGCTGATCGAGCGCCAGTCGCTGAATCTGGAAGAACGTCTGACCCTGGCCGTGCAGCTCTGCCAGGCCGTCAGCGCCGTGCACCAGCAGGGCCTGATCCACGGTGATATCGCGCCCAAAAATGTGCTGGTGGACCTGGCCGGCCTGCGCCTCAAGCTCTGCGACTTCGCCCTGGCCGTCCCCCTGAACCCGCTGGGGGCGAGCCAGCAGCTGGAGCCCGGCGAGGCCCTGCGCGGCACCCTGGACTATGTCTCGCCCGAGCAGACCGGCCGCACCGGCCTGGAGCTGGACCACCGCAGCGACTTCTACTCCCTGGGCGTGAGCCTCTATGAGCTGCTGGGCGGGCGCAAGCCCTTCCATTTCGAGGACCCCATCGCGCTGCTGCATGCGCAGCTGGCCCTGAACCCTGCGCCGCTGCACGAGCGGGACCCCGAGCTGCCACCGGCGCTCTCGGCCCTGGTGCACAAGCTGCTGGCCAAGCACCCCGACGACCGTTACCAGAGCAGTTACGGCCTGCTGCAGGACCTGAACCACTGCCTCACCCAGTGGCGCCAGCAGCGCCGCATCGAGCCTTTCGAGCTGGCCCTGGCCGACATCCCCGAGCGCCTGTGCATCGCCCAGAAGCTCTATGGCCGGGAAGCGGCCAGCCGCCAGCTGGGCCAGGCCTTCGAGCGCGCCCGCCAAGGCCGGCCCGAGCTGCTGCTGGTGGGCGGCTACTCGGGCGTAGGCAAGACCGCCCTGGTGGGCGAGCTGCAGCGCCCCGTCGCCTCGGAGCGCGGCTACTTCCTGCGCGGCAAGTGCGACCAGTACAGCCGCAACGCCCCTTATGCGGCCCTGGGCCAGGCCCTGCGCCAGCTGCTGCAGCAGCTGGCCGCCGAAGGCCGCGAGCGCCGCCAGCACTGGCGCACCCTGCTGCTGCAGGGGCTGGGCGACAACGCCGCGGTGGTGGGCGCCCTGCTGCCCGATCTGGCCCTGCTCACCGGCCCCCTGCCCGCCCCCGCATCCCTGCCGCCGGCGGACACCGAGCAGCGCCTGCACATCGCCTTCACCCAGTTCCTGCATGCGCTGGCCCGGCCGGCCCATCCCCTGGCCCTGTTCCTGGACGATCTGCAGTGGGTGGACGTGCCCAGCCTGCGCCTGCTGCGCCAGCTGCTCGAGGGGAGCGCCGAAGACGCGGCGGCCTGCAGCCTGCTCATCGTCGGCGCCTACCGCGACAACGAGGTGGACGAGGCCCATCCCCTGCGGCAGCTGATGCAGGCCCTGGCGCGCGCCGAGCCCAGCCCCCTGCACACGCTCAAGCTGGAAGCCCTGGACGCCGCCAGTGTGGGTCAGCTGGTGGCCGACACCCTGCACTGCCGGCCCGAGGCCGCCGCCGAGCTCAGCGAGCTGTGCATGGAGAAGACCCGAGGCAACCCCTTCTTCCTGGGCCAGTTCCTGCGCAGCCTGCATGCGCATGGCGATCTGCACTACGGGCGCCGCCAGGGCGCCTGGCGCTGGGACCTGGCCCAGATCCGCCAGCGCGAGATGACGGACAACGTCGTCACCCTGATGCTGCAGCGCCTGCGCGAGCTGCCCGCCGATACCCAGGCCCTGCTGGCCCAGGCCGCCCTGCTGGGGGAGCGCGTGGACCTGCGCGAGCTGATGGCCCTGAGCGGGCAGGATGCAGCCCGCAGCGCCGAGCAGCTGCGCCCCGCCCTGCAGGCCGGCCTGCTGCTGCCCCTGGGCGAGGACTACAAGTTCGAGCACAGCCCCGAGCTGCTGGAGAGCGCGCGCTACCGCTTTCTGCACGACCGCGTGCAGCAGGCCGCGCACGACCTGACCCCGGCCGCCGAGCTGCCCGCCCTGCTGCTGCGCTGCGGCCGCCGCCTGCTGGCCGCCTGTGGCGAGGCCGAGCTGGAACAGCGCCTCTTCGTGATCCTGGACTGCCTGAACCAGGCCGTGCACCTGATCGATGAGGAGACCGAGCGCGCCCAGCTGCTGGCCCTGAACCTGCGCGCCGGCCTGCGGGCCAAGGCCGCCTCGGCGCATGACGCGGCCGTGGCCCTGCTGCGCCAGGCCATGGCCCTGCGGGCGCCCGGGTCCTGGCAGACCGAACCCGCCCAGACCCTGGTCCTCTACCAGGCCCTGGCCGAGGCCGAGTACTTGGCCGGTCATTTCGAAGCCGCCGAACGGCTCTACCCCGAGGCCCTGGCGGCCTGTCCGGATCTGGCGGGCCGCCTGGCCCTGCAGCTGGTGCAGGTGGACCAGTACCACATCCAGGGCCGCTTCACCGATGCCTATGCGGTGATCCAGGATGCGCTGGCCCAGCTGGACCGCCCCTTCCCGGACGATGCCGGCGCCATGGCCCTGTTCCCGGCTGAGTACGCCGCCACCGAGGCCCTGCTGGCCGAGCGCGGTCTGGACGCGGTGCTGCACGCGCCCGACATGGCCTCGCCCCTGCACCGCCTGGAGATGCAGCTGTGCAATGCCATGGCCTATGCCAGCTACCAGTGCGCTCGCCTGGGCGCCTATGTGCTGAACGCCAGCCGCATGCTGCAGACCACGCTGCGCCATGGGCAGAACGACTACAGCTGCATCGCCCACGCCGCCTATATGAGCGCCAGCGCGGCCATGGGCAAGCCCTATCCGCAATGCCATGCCCTGGGCCGCCTGGCCATGCGCCTGGCCGAGCAGCGCGACAACGCCCATGTGCGCCTGAGCATCTACCAGTACTTCTCGGCCTTCTACCAGCACTGGTGTGACCCGCTCAGCGAAACCCTGGCCAAGCTGGACCGCGGCGTGGAGATGGGCCAGAGCGGCCTGAACCCGCTGGACGCCGGCTACTGCGCCCTGCTGGGCCAGGTCAACCGCCTGGCCCTGGGCCATGAGCTGGCCGACCTGCAGACGCGCTGCGAGCACAGCCTGAAGTTCCTGCTCAAGACCCGCCAGGGCGCCACCGAGGCCATGCTGCGCCATGGCGTGCTGCAGCCCCTGCGCGCGCTGCGCGGCCAGACCCTCTCGCCCCTGAGCCTGGACAGCGAGGACTGCCTCAGCAGCGAGCTCTTCCACCGCCCCGACGCGCCGCCCTCCATCCCGCTGGCGCTCTACAGCGTGGCCCAGCTGCGCCACGCCTATCTGATGGGCGATGCCGCCAGCTGGCGCCTGGCCCTGCCGCGCCTGCCTGTGGTCGCGGCCTGCCTGCCCGACAGCCCCTCGGTGGTGGAAGGCAGTTTCTACGCCGCCCTGGGCTGGCTGCGCGAGGGCTTTGCGGAAGACGCCAGCCAGGCCCTGGTCCAGGCCCAGGGCCTGCTGGACCGCTTCGAGACCTGGGCCGAGGGCTGCACCGCCAACTTCGCCCACAAGCGCGACCTGATCGCCGCCGAGCTGGCCCGCGCGCGCGGCGAGGAGCGCTCGGCCATGAGCCTCTATGTGCGGGCCATCGAGTCGGCCGAGGTGGCCGGCTTCACCACCGCCGCCGGCCTGGCCAACGAGGCCTATGGCCGCTTCTGGATGGGTCTGGGCCAGCCCCAGCTGGCCAGCCATTTCCTGCGCGAGGCCCACTACCACTTCCAGCGCTGGGGCGCCCTGGTGAAATGCCGGCAGCTGGAAGACCAGTGGCCCCAGCTGCCCTTCGGCCTGGGCCGCGGCCTGGCGCGGCGCGGCAGCGCCAGCCGCAGCAGCGGGGGCAGTGGCAGCAGTGGTGGCAGCTATCGCGACCCGCTGGAAAGCGGCTTCAGCATCGATCTGCACGCGCTGATGAAGGCCAACCAGCTGCTGGCCCAGGAGATCCATCTGGACACCCTGCTGCCCCAGATGCTGGGCGTGCTGCTGCAGCATGCCGGGGCCGAGCGCGGCGCCATCGTGCTGGAGGACGAGGATGCGCTGGTGGTGGAGGCCATCGGCGGCCTGGGCGAGGACGGCCAGCTGGCCTCGCAGCGCCTGTGCATGCCGCTGAGCGAGCTGGGCGATCAGGGCCAGGCCCTGCTGCCCAGCGCCCTGATCGACTTCGTGCGCCTGACCCGACGCACCCTGGTGCTGAACCGCCCCGAGCGGGATGAGCGTTTTGCCCACAGCGTCTACCTGCGCCAGCGAGCACCGCGCTCGGTGATCTGCCTGCCCGTGCTCAGCCAGGGCAAGCTGGTGGCTCTGGTCTATATGGAGCACCAGCGCCTGGAGAACGCTTTCACCACCCGGCACCTGCAGAGCCTGGAGCTCCTGAGCAGCCAGGCCGCCGTCTCGCTGGTGAATGCGCGGCTCTACGAGAGCCTGGAGAACAAGGTGGCGCTGCGCACCGAGGAGCTGCGCCAGATGAGCATGCGCGACGGGCTCACCGGCGTGGCCAACCGCCGCGCCTTCGACGAGCGCCTGCAGCTGGAATGGCGCCGCAGCCAGCGCCAGGGCAGCCCCCTGGCCCTGCTGATGATGGACATCGACTTCTTCAAGCAGTTCAACGACCACTACGGCCATCTGGAAGGCGACCGCTGCATCAAGGCCGTGGCCGAGTGCCTGCAGGCCGTGGCCAGCCGGGCCGGTGATCTGCTGGCCCGTTATGGGGGCGAGGAGTTCGCCCTGCTGCTGCCCGGCACCGACCTGGCCGCCGCCCAGCACCTGGCCCAGGCCTGCCTGGACGCGGTGGAGGCCCTGGGATTTGCCCACGCCCAGTCCAGCGTGGCCCCGCATGTGAGCCTGAGCCTGGGCCTGGCCTGCCAGACCGCCGACGCGGACGCCAGGCCCGAGCAGCTGCTGGCTGCCGCCGACCAGGCCCTGTACCGGGCCAAGCGGGAGGGGCGGCGGCGCTGGGCTGGCGTTTGA
- a CDS encoding DUF3592 domain-containing protein, with product MTRTIRDGGDEQTLGWGARLLAMLFSALFALVFGGVAYLGGLRPLGISLYAAWEVRDWQPVPIQVLDASLDTHTGKKGQLSHAVRARYRYEFQGRSYEASRVGLDEGGLHDSVGDWHQRWLQRLQAAREGGPALQAWVDPRQPQRALLDRQLRWPMLLLHLPFALVFPAISLGAALVFWRALSGSAAWRNDRGTGVRLITEPNSASRAQLGLWLFAFFWCGISFPLAAVFWLNGAPWWVRALTLLFVGVGLLLLGAAARQSLLAWRYRGADLVLAPPEPRAGQPLEVRLQLGATAAAARGAELLTLSMAQYRCDEQSSGRPQRCVQTLQARLARQPTPQGGLILHARFELPADVPAQGAVRGGESVDWRLELQRPDGGLEIAYPVPVQAADPQRDEAPDSLSRQASWRTQQSLAQTPLGEQAPALPPGVRARETAQAWTLEFEGRGWRWLAALLLLPLGLLSLLLHERGLEGLPALLSSGPGLAAALLQALLLHAVSLRWTLSLSAEGLLLQRRSWLWLRRLALPPDAVQGLFHQLSHRSQQAGRPEQAFHALYVRTRQPLAERRLTPGLPGPESAEALGQFIRWALLQRRGCFGPGGQRELLAPLSRPRWGWLLWLALLLLWAELLRPRV from the coding sequence ATGACAAGAACGATCAGGGATGGCGGGGATGAACAGACCCTGGGCTGGGGCGCGCGCCTGCTGGCGATGCTCTTCAGCGCTCTGTTTGCGCTGGTCTTCGGCGGCGTGGCCTATCTGGGCGGCCTGAGGCCCCTGGGCATCAGCCTGTACGCCGCCTGGGAGGTGCGCGACTGGCAGCCCGTGCCCATCCAGGTGCTGGACGCCTCGCTGGACACCCACACCGGCAAGAAGGGCCAGCTCAGCCACGCGGTGCGGGCCCGCTACCGCTACGAGTTCCAGGGCCGCAGCTATGAAGCCAGCCGAGTCGGCCTGGATGAGGGCGGGCTGCATGACAGCGTCGGCGACTGGCATCAGCGCTGGCTGCAGCGTCTGCAGGCGGCCCGCGAGGGCGGCCCGGCCCTGCAAGCCTGGGTGGACCCCCGACAACCCCAGCGCGCCCTGCTGGACCGCCAGCTGCGCTGGCCCATGCTCCTGCTCCACCTGCCTTTCGCCCTGGTCTTCCCGGCCATCAGCCTGGGGGCGGCCCTGGTGTTCTGGCGCGCCCTGAGCGGCTCCGCCGCCTGGCGCAACGACCGCGGCACCGGCGTGCGGCTCATCACCGAGCCCAACTCCGCCAGCCGCGCGCAGCTGGGGCTCTGGCTCTTCGCCTTCTTCTGGTGTGGCATCAGCTTTCCCCTGGCCGCGGTCTTCTGGCTCAATGGCGCGCCCTGGTGGGTGCGCGCCCTGACCCTGCTCTTCGTGGGCGTGGGCCTGCTGCTGCTCGGCGCGGCCGCCAGGCAGTCGCTGCTGGCCTGGCGCTATCGCGGCGCGGACCTGGTCCTGGCGCCGCCCGAGCCCCGCGCCGGTCAGCCCCTGGAGGTCCGCCTGCAGCTCGGCGCCACGGCCGCGGCGGCACGCGGGGCCGAATTGCTCACGCTGAGCATGGCCCAGTACCGCTGCGACGAGCAGAGCTCGGGCCGCCCCCAGCGCTGCGTGCAGACTCTGCAAGCCCGGCTGGCCCGTCAGCCCACACCCCAGGGTGGGCTGATCCTGCATGCCCGCTTCGAGCTGCCTGCGGATGTCCCCGCCCAGGGCGCGGTGCGAGGCGGGGAAAGCGTGGACTGGCGCCTGGAGTTGCAGCGGCCGGATGGCGGCCTGGAGATCGCCTACCCGGTGCCGGTGCAAGCCGCAGACCCGCAGCGCGATGAGGCGCCCGACAGCCTCAGCCGCCAGGCCAGCTGGCGAACCCAGCAGTCCCTGGCCCAGACGCCGCTGGGCGAGCAGGCGCCTGCGCTGCCGCCCGGCGTCCGGGCCCGGGAAACAGCCCAGGCCTGGACCCTGGAGTTCGAGGGCCGGGGCTGGCGCTGGCTGGCCGCCCTGCTCCTGCTGCCCCTGGGCCTGCTGAGCCTGCTGCTGCATGAGCGCGGCCTCGAGGGCTTGCCGGCGCTGCTGAGCTCAGGCCCTGGCCTGGCGGCTGCCCTGCTGCAGGCCCTGCTGCTGCACGCAGTCAGCCTGCGCTGGACCCTGAGCCTGAGCGCGGAAGGCCTGTTGCTGCAACGCCGCTCCTGGCTCTGGCTGCGCCGGCTGGCCCTGCCCCCAGATGCGGTGCAGGGTCTGTTCCACCAGCTGAGTCACCGCAGCCAGCAGGCCGGGCGACCGGAGCAGGCCTTCCACGCCCTCTACGTCCGGACCCGGCAGCCGCTGGCGGAACGCCGGCTCACCCCCGGCCTGCCCGGCCCCGAAAGCGCCGAGGCGCTGGGCCAGTTCATACGCTGGGCCTTGCTGCAGCGCCGGGGCTGTTTCGGCCCGGGCGGGCAGCGCGAGCTCCTGGCGCCGCTGTCGCGCCCGCGCTGGGGCTGGCTGCTGTGGCTGGCCCTGCTGCTGCTCTGGGCCGAGCTGCTGCGCCCAAGGGTCTGA
- a CDS encoding erythromycin esterase family protein has product MAPLAGRAAPKPSAARWQQWPLRTLPPGPDACLAEDDFADLAPLGRGLAGVRVLALGEQTHGAHEEFAYKLRLLRYLHEQQGFDLLLLESGFLDTGLLAQDLAAGRGLVEQAPGNIFFMYSKSAEGRALLRYLEQRQRSERPLLLAGIDSQHSGALSQARMAPGLAQALTDAGRPELAQGPGWARVQALVPGLLALSRQAPQAAEQREFLAHVQAMQGALLAASTPATMAPQGPHWWAQVAMSLEAQARNLWSDGRENPRDNAMGANAIWLMERLYPGRKAVVWAHTIHVARGLQRSPQHLQAGEVMHRHWGPAYQVLNFSTAAGRYLEFTNGQAQPVPRPASGSLEADLAGRPGVRLLRAAAPLPQAQFGWEYQTAAPAGQPETGRLGQHWDWTIFLPRVSPVRMVL; this is encoded by the coding sequence ATGGCCCCGCTTGCGGGCCGCGCCGCTCCCAAGCCTTCAGCGGCGCGCTGGCAGCAATGGCCGCTGCGCACCCTGCCACCTGGGCCCGACGCCTGCCTGGCCGAGGACGATTTTGCCGACCTCGCCCCCCTGGGCCGGGGCCTGGCGGGGGTGCGCGTGCTGGCCCTGGGCGAACAGACCCATGGCGCGCACGAGGAGTTCGCCTACAAGCTGCGCCTGCTGCGCTATCTGCACGAACAGCAGGGCTTCGACCTGCTGCTGCTGGAAAGCGGCTTTCTTGACACCGGCCTGCTGGCCCAGGACCTGGCCGCCGGCCGCGGCCTGGTGGAGCAGGCGCCCGGCAATATCTTCTTCATGTACTCCAAGAGTGCCGAGGGCCGCGCCCTGCTGCGCTATCTGGAGCAGCGTCAGCGCAGCGAGCGCCCCCTGCTGCTGGCCGGCATCGACAGCCAGCACAGCGGCGCGCTGAGCCAGGCGCGCATGGCCCCGGGCCTGGCCCAGGCCCTGACCGATGCGGGCCGGCCCGAGCTGGCGCAGGGGCCGGGCTGGGCACGGGTCCAGGCCCTGGTGCCGGGCCTGCTGGCACTCTCGCGCCAGGCGCCGCAAGCCGCCGAGCAGCGCGAGTTCCTGGCTCATGTGCAGGCCATGCAGGGCGCCCTGCTGGCGGCCAGCACGCCCGCCACCATGGCCCCGCAAGGGCCGCATTGGTGGGCCCAGGTCGCGATGAGCCTGGAGGCCCAGGCCCGCAATCTCTGGAGCGATGGCCGCGAGAACCCGCGCGACAACGCCATGGGTGCCAATGCCATCTGGCTGATGGAGCGGCTCTACCCCGGGCGCAAGGCCGTGGTCTGGGCCCACACCATCCATGTGGCGCGCGGCCTGCAGCGCTCGCCCCAGCATCTGCAGGCCGGCGAGGTCATGCACCGCCACTGGGGGCCGGCCTACCAGGTGCTGAACTTCAGCACCGCGGCCGGCCGCTATCTGGAGTTCACCAACGGCCAGGCGCAGCCCGTGCCCCGCCCCGCGTCGGGCTCGCTGGAAGCAGACCTGGCCGGCCGCCCCGGCGTTCGCCTCTTGCGCGCGGCCGCCCCGCTGCCCCAGGCCCAGTTCGGCTGGGAATACCAGACCGCGGCGCCGGCCGGACAGCCCGAGACCGGCCGCCTGGGCCAGCACTGGGACTGGACCATTTTCCTGCCCCGGGTCAGCCCGGTCCGCATGGTGCTCTGA
- a CDS encoding LysR family transcriptional regulator has protein sequence MSQFDKLRAMQVLVSVADSGSFTAAGRLLDLSPVMVGRHVAALEALLGARLIQRSTRRQAFTEVGQLYLAECRRVLELVRHAEQLAEGHAASPQGQLRISAPVTLGQCVFAPLLAELLQAHERLRADLHLSDAVVDLIGDGFDAAIRIGPVLNEGLVARPLRPYRLILAASPSYLAGSPALQDPQDLARHRCLNHTVWQQGSAWQAANGQTVHWPGQAVLSANHGDALRRAALAGAGIVLQPEVLLAEDLEAGRLRQVLPGCEPPGRPVHLLYPADRLRLPKLQAFITRSLARWGAAEP, from the coding sequence ATGAGCCAGTTCGACAAGCTACGCGCCATGCAGGTGCTGGTGAGCGTGGCCGATAGCGGCAGCTTCACCGCGGCGGGCCGCCTGCTGGACCTCTCGCCGGTGATGGTGGGCCGGCATGTGGCCGCGCTGGAGGCCCTGCTGGGCGCACGCCTGATCCAGCGCAGCACCCGGCGCCAGGCCTTCACCGAAGTGGGCCAGCTCTATCTGGCCGAGTGCCGCCGGGTGCTGGAGCTGGTGCGCCATGCCGAACAGCTGGCCGAGGGCCATGCCGCCAGCCCCCAGGGCCAGCTGCGCATCTCGGCGCCCGTGACCCTGGGCCAGTGCGTGTTCGCGCCCCTGCTGGCCGAGCTGCTGCAGGCGCATGAGCGCCTGCGCGCCGACCTGCACCTCAGCGACGCCGTGGTGGATCTGATAGGGGACGGCTTCGACGCCGCCATACGCATCGGCCCGGTGCTCAACGAGGGCCTGGTGGCGCGCCCGCTGCGGCCCTACCGCCTGATCCTGGCGGCTTCGCCCAGCTACCTGGCCGGCTCGCCCGCTCTGCAGGACCCGCAAGACCTGGCACGTCATCGCTGCCTCAACCACACGGTGTGGCAGCAAGGCTCGGCCTGGCAGGCCGCCAATGGCCAGACCGTGCACTGGCCCGGCCAGGCCGTGCTCAGCGCCAACCATGGCGACGCACTGCGCCGCGCCGCGCTGGCGGGCGCCGGCATCGTGCTGCAGCCCGAGGTGCTGCTGGCCGAGGACCTGGAAGCCGGCCGCCTGCGGCAGGTGCTGCCCGGCTGCGAGCCGCCGGGCCGGCCGGTGCACCTGCTCTACCCGGCCGACCGGCTGCGCCTGCCCAAGCTGCAGGCCTTCATCACCCGCAGCCTGGCGCGCTGGGGCGCGGCCGAGCCGTAG